Below is a window of Corvus cornix cornix isolate S_Up_H32 chromosome 2, ASM73873v5, whole genome shotgun sequence DNA.
tgaggaaaaaagaaaccctccCGAAAACTCTAGGCATGTCCAGTATATTATtcatctgtgtttaaaaaaaaatgggttCGGAAGTTTTGGTCAATATTCTAGGCAAAATATGCTCAACAGATGATAGTGGAGATGCAGCCAGAAAACAACTCCAGCTATTTAAACTGCCAAATGAGACATAAAGCCGCATTGTAAAAATCATCTGGAAAACAGGTTTTCCTATTGAAGTCGCTATGTGTTAATTACTGTGATCTGGAAGAGCTCTGTATCTAAACGCCTGGAAGCCGACTTTCACCCCGCATATGTAAATGAAGAAAGTGCTGAATCTAAGCCAGAGGGTTCATGTTCGGATTCATTTCCGTGCATGCCTAGACATTAATATGTGTTCATGTAGGGTTCGTACAGTATGAGGTGTTATTTCCTTATAAAGAAACACCAGGTCTCGCTTTCCATTCTCCTTACAAAATTATTCGCATTATTTATGCTACATTGAGCGATCTAATTTCTTCGTGATAGTCAGCTAATTGCTCTGGCAGGTAATTAGAAGCGGTTTACAACGCAAAGGGCTTTTGCGGTGGCCCTCGGATTATTAAGTTGCTCTGTAAATTATACCATATTTGCCGAAGAGACGGAGGGGGAAGGGGCTTTTGAGAAGTTCTTCTACTACGATCAGAGCTGAAACACGTCCCTGTCCACCCCccaacacttaaaaaaatgGGGGAGGGGGCTCTTCCAGGGCTCGGAGTCGAATTATTCTCAAGCACGCGATCTGAAGCCCATTTTGTTCGTGCTCACTGGTCCAGAATAACTTGGCCATAATGGCCGGGAACGGGCCAGGTCTGCAGCAAGCTTCCTGCGCCCTGGCAGCATCCAGCAGGCATGTGGGAAAAGAATGGCTTAAATGGGGACATCTGTTCAGTGTTGCTCATCTCGCTCCTGCAGCCAGGTCGGGTTAAGAGAATAACCTGTTCACCACCTTGCCTCCCTCCCGCTGTTCGTCTGCCCCCCTCCCCCGAAGTTAATAAggctgctgggggggggggggtgtggagggaaggggggagggagCGAGGGGGGTGACCTAATTGCTCTGCCATATAGGCAAATAACGACAGGGAAAGGTGGCAGCTACATTGTAAGAGGAACAGTAAATATATCAATATTAGGGTCTCTCAAGTCAAATCGCAGGAGTTCTGCATTCAGGAGACGGCTGTGGTGCACACTGAGTGCGTGAACGGACGTGGGCAAAACCTTCCTGGCATAGTGCTTTGAAGGTACGTCTTTTCCGGAAGACCAGGGGTTCTTCCACTTCACAAACGGCAGcaagcaaaaattttaaattttttcccagATTGACACTTCTGTGCAGTTGGGAGAACAAAGAcctaaatacatacatacacgCGTAGaaagctttcctttccttcaatGTTCTCTGCAGGCTATGATTttggatgttttaggatttgCATATGCGAGTGTCTGTCACACACATTTATATATGCGCACACATCCACAGGAGCCCATgtgtacatatatttatatatttgtatgtttatatataaatagCATGTATTTCGGGGCGTGACCCAGCTTCAGGCAGCCTATCTAATGGGAACGTCCTGTCTTACACACCGATTTTCCAAACGTTTACTATATCTTGGCACCCGCTTGTAAAGCTTGTACTATGATTTGAACACGTGTGGTTAAACCATCGGACCCAGAGCAGCTCCTAGATTATTTGTAATTAAGCACAATTCCCAAAGTAACATTTATCTTCCCGAAACTGCGATTGCAATTGTCAACCGTCTGGAGGAGACGCGAGGTAATCTGGAAGCATTACCTCCTCTCCTAACGgagcagaatgaaaagaaatcaatatCGCTGAGGAGAAGAATTTAGTAGTTTTTAACTGTAAGTGGTGCCTGGGAGAAGGTGACatataataggaaaaaaacagaaagcagcttAAACAAATCTATTCTAGGCAGCACCGAAGGACCGGCAGCGGGGGCTCCGCGCTCTGCCCCGCCCGGTGCCGGCGCGCTCAGCCCGGGCGCTCGCTCTCCCCTCCGGCGCCTCCCGGTACTTACACGACCGCCCAGGAGCCGATGCTTGCACAGCGATAACGTACCGGGAGAGCGGGGGGGGGAGTGGGGGCTGGGGGTTGggggggagagggcagggaaaaaatggggagaagaaggaggagatgCGGATCGGATCTAGGCGCACACCGGCGAGGTAAACAGAGTGGGTGTAAAGGtgcctcttcctctccctccccaggcacGCACACACCAGCATGTGCACGGTGTCTTCCCGGGCTAATTTAATTACAGGGACCTTTCGGAGGCGCAGctagctgctttttttttttttttttttttttttttttttttaagcacaaatccagacaaataaataaataaacgaCGAAAGACATCGAAGTGAATCCCCTCCGCCGGCTGCAGACAGGTCGGCGCGTTTCCCTCTCTAAAGTGGCTCAGCGAGAAGCCCGAGCTCTGCCGGGCACCTCCCCGCCGGCTGCGCGGGGCAGCAGCCAGGCCGCCCCAGGCTGGGAAGCCGCGGCGGGCAGCGGGACGGGGATCCCGGCAGGATTGGCGGGTACCTGGGACACGTTCACATCGACGGAAGGAAAAGCCTACATAGCAATAGATGGAGGCACCGGCGCACACGCACTGTTCGCTCCCGCCGCGCTGCACCCGGTGCCCTACAGGGAGCTCCGGTCCCACCGAAAGTGCCCAGTGAGGCAGTGAGAGAAACGTCCCAGGTaaagcacagcagtgcagaggtGCAGATAGAGGTTAAAGAAAGACATTAACCACCCTCTTTGCTcagtggcacagccaggcacagcacGGTCCTTTCTGACTGGTGGCCGTTTTGTCTCATTTACGTCCTATTCCCCTTTCTCCGCTCCCCGAACAAGCCGAGCCCTCGTGCGCCTGGCGAGTTGGTTGTCACCCCTCGGTAAACCTTCCAGGTGACAGATTCCAGGTGAAGGTGGCGGGTGAAGGGGACACTTCTTGGCCCCGACCTACCCAGGGCAGCAGGTGTGGGGCGGTGGGGCAAACACGGGGGCAACGCAGCCTTTTCCAGAGCACGGAGCCCAGGGAGGGCGAGGACAAGGCCCCCGCCTAGAGGCTTTTCCCCCGTGACCACGGGAGCGGAGCTAGGAGCTGCTGGACGCTGAGGGGCGAGAATTCTTCCTCGCTGGATGCTTGACAGACGGCGAAGCGGAGCCGCACTGCCAGGAGAGTCTGGCTCCCACCCGTGTGCCCCTAAACTGGCGCAAGGGTGGCGTGAAACGCTTTCCCTCGCTAACACGAACATCCAGCACACGGCGTGGTCAGCCTGTAGTTTAATCTTTCCAGCTGTGCCTTTTCAACTCGCACAGACCTCTGTTTCCTCAAAGAGAAATCCCCCTCTACACCCTGGTAGCGCTGTCTGTAGACAGGCGAGGACCTCTGGTACAAGGGTCTATCCATCTCTGTCCGCTTGCCGGTCGCAGCGCGAAGAATCAGGGTTTGCTCCAAGAAAATCCACCCCCCTTCCCGAAAGGTTAGCCACAGCCATCGTTGTGGCTAAAGTTCCGAGATTGCTAATCTACATTGTAGACTCAAGATGTTAGGTAGACTTGAGCAAGTTGTTCCCAGGATGTAAATTAGGTCCCAAAAGCTGTTGTCCAAATcgaagaaacagagaaattaatctgGGAGACTATCCATCATAGGCTGTAATAAAGGGAGCGACATGGATGAGACAGATGATATGATTAAGGAGCTGTGGTcgttttaattaactttttgcTGTCCTGTAATGATCAAACTGGTCAACAGACCCGGTCAATAAGCATGTTAatatcaaacaaataaaaccagggaTGATTAAAAACCTCCTGGTTTAttaaatttgaaattcaaatgaaatttaTGCTGCAGATGCATACAGAATGCTAATAGATTTTAGCTTTATTGAGAGTGGATCCCACAGGTTTTCAAGAAACGGCACGAACATTTATCTCCTCCCGTACATTAAACTTcaaatgggggggaaaaaaaagttttaattaatttctggaaaaCCTCTCTTTGCTGgttccccccccctcccccacccccacctGCATATTATGTTGATGTACTGCACCCTTAAGTGCAGTGGTCAATAAggcaaatacaaacaaaattgTAAGCTTGCTTAAATCCTTTGCCCAGCAGGCAATGTATACAAAACAGGAAGGTTACAGATGTTTCCGTGGCGAATTCAGAAAAGATCAGCTCACCGCTCTCAAAgttcagaagctgctgcttttccagtttCGGGGAAATTATCAGAGTAGCAGGAGAATGCCCACTGGCAGGAGTTTTGTGATTTCTGTTCTGAtgtatttacctttttttttttttttcctccctctcagtTGAGTTCCCTTGTAAAGACTCCCACGACTATTTTTACAACGAGTTTTTCATAATTTCCCACACGgtgcttttaaaggaaaagcgCACTGAAAATTAAGGATTTTCGACCCCAAATCAAAAGAGTCAGGGCAAGCATCGGAACAAACAAACACGAAAAGATCAAAAAAGGACATGTTTCCTCTGGGCAGACAAGTGCAGACAAAATACGGATGCGAATGGAAGACCCACCCGGCGAGGCTGTCCTAAAAAGAGATATATCACTAAAGGCTTCTACTTCCCCGGTGTATGGCAAAGTCTCTCAGACTTTCTGGGGCTGAAAGGAATGCGTGTCGATCTTTTTACCTAACCTGGCACACCACAAAATGCGATTTTGTGTTCCTCTAAAATGTAATGCTCACGATGCTTGTTTTGTTCTTACGCTTTCTGATCTATGTCTTAATAGTTCCTCCCCATCTCCAGCAGATAAAGAAAGTGGAGATAAAAAGTTAATAAGCATTCATACAAGGGAGCATCTCCGGGAAATGTTCTTCCCCTCTTTGAGGGTGATAGTATTGATTAAATTAAACCCGAAATTTAAACAAGTGTGCGTTAGGTCTGTAAAATGAATATCATTATAGAAGGAGACCAAAGCAATGAagttaattcttttttatttgttaaacggagttccctccttcccccaccccttcctccttctgGGCTGGCCTGTCACGCCTTCTCAACAGGCTAAAATCATTCAGAGCAGCTCGCAGAGAGAAACGCGACATTTATGGTAAGCGTCAGCcttcagagaaagaaagcagtTCATTAATTTACTTCACTCTTACTTCAAAGTATGATAATGTACATTACCCCCTTGATCAATAGATATGATGTACAGTCAATATCCCCACGACACGGAAACGGGTTAAAACCGAAGCCGAGAGAAAAACATCCCCTGGGAAGCCAAGCGAAGCCGCGGAAAACCCGCGGGGGTGAGAGCACCTGggcgagcggggccgggccggggcggcccTCGCGGGCTGCTcttccagggacagggggaGCGGGTTCTGCCCTTCCCCGCAGCCGTccggggctgggagaggagccgAGGGCAGCAAAGCGCGCACCTTAGAGGTGCTCCGGGAcgaggcggcggggccgcttGGCAGCCAGCCCCGATTGTGCCGGCGCCGCCAGGGTGGACTCCGCTTGTCCGACCCCACCGCCAAGAATCACGTCTGAAACCGCGGGTCTGCGAGGGCGAGAAGGGAGGGAACGACAGGCAGCAGTGGCCTAAAGTGTTCCCCCCCTTGCCGGGACAACGGGAGAAGAAGGGCTGACCAGAGGGGATCGGGATGGAGGGGTAGAGGAGGGGGGGCTAGTGGAGAAACGGGTTGCTACCGCTCTCGCCAGTCCGTGCCGATAATCAAAGTAAGGCtgagatgatgatgatgatgataacacaaaaattcaaatataaacCGTTCCGcgggaaaaaaaacccaaaaccaactgTTGTCAAATTACGCACACGGTGTGGGGGGGTGAAGTAAAGGGGCGGCCGGGGCGAAGCAGCCCGGCCCGGGGTGAGTGGTCCCCGCAGACCGGGACCGCAGCCCGCGCCGCTCGCCGACGGGAGTGCGTGAGGTCATCAGCGCCGGCGGGGCTCGACGGCCGGGCTCCACGGCGCTGGTGACCTCACGCAGTCACGTCGGCGAGCGAGGCGGCGGTGGCGGGGATTGGCTGGCGGCGGCTCAGCGGCACTTCAAAGCCGGCGAGGGAGCTACAATTGTGGTGGAATGGGCGGAACTGATCATTGTATTGCACACCTCTAAAAAAAACACTGCCTCTGATTTATCAATATAAAAAAGATCCTCTGAGAGGAGGGCACTTTTGTGTGATGGCAACTTCACTTCTAGGGGTGAGtctaaggatttttttctcttgctggtttaattggtttctttttattgtcGATTGGAGGGGGTTAAAATAACCCCTGTCTTGACCGGGGCTATCAGTCTCCTCTATTcagcctgggtttttttctttttctttttttttttcttttttttttttttttttaacttaagcACAAGTGAGtttaggagaaaagaaagagtgagagggggaaaagggggcaGAGTCACTTTTCAGTGAGCAGGAAAAGGTTTTAAGGGCATTTGTAGAAACAACCTACAGCgcctgggctgtgctgttcCTGTGCCCCCGGAGAAGtggcttttcttctttacatgtgactgctggaagaaaaaaaaaacaacaaacaaaaaaaatatcccaaacccagcactaccgtttttttgtgtgtgcaattttttaaaattcgCAACAGATTgtggctttttatttccctttaaaataacACAACCCACCGTGTCTAGCAGGTACGTTCAACTCGTGTATGCatacatatttacatatgttaaatttatatatgtatttcatTATCGTTGCTATGTAAGTTAGGCTGATTTTAAGGAcgcttaaagaaaaaaaaaaaagtagtaatttGATAGTCCTGCGATTctatatttaagaaaacagcCTTACTGGCCTGAGGGACGGGGACCGGCCACGTCCCGGGGAAAGGGAGCAGGCTGAAACGTAGCTGCCGCCGTGCCGGGGGCATCTTTCAAGCTACGGTAACAGGCgcaacttttttcccctctctttttttctcccccttttttaaCCCTTCCCGAGCTCCTCCGGGGGAGGGGAGTTGGATGGTGAAAAAAAGCCCCGGAAGGCGTTTGGAGGCAGAACCGCGGTGCCGGCCCCAGCGAAGGGATCCTCCCGCGGGAGTCGCAAAACTTTGcgcccggggccgggcggcggagcggagcggggccgggcggcggaGCGGTGCCGGGCGCGGAacgcggggcgcggggcggcggcgcaGGGCCGCTCCATCCCTGACGCCGGCGGGACGGCCCTCTCCCCTCTGTGCCCGCAGGAGGAACCGCGGGTAGGCTCCACGCCGCTGGCCATGCTCGCCGCGACCTGCAACAAGAtcggcagccccagcccctcgccGTCTGCCCTTTCGGACAGCGCGTCCTCCTTCGGCAAAGGCTTCCACCCCTGGAAacgctcctcctcctcagcctcGGCGGGCAGCTGCGGCGCCGTGGGCTCCGGCCTCCCGGGCTTCGGCGTGGCGGGCGCGGCGCGGAACGGCTcctcggcggcggcggcagcggcggcagcggcggcggccgccctGGTCTCGGACTCATTCAGCTGCGGCGGCTCGCCGGGCTCCAGCGCCTTCTCCCTCACCTCCAGCAGCGCGGCGGCCGCCAGTTCGCCCTTCGCCAACGACTACTCCGTCTTCCAggcgccgggcagcgccggtggcggcggcggcggcggaggcggcggcggtggGGCGGCGGGACAGGAGGCGGCGGCGCACCAGCCCGTCTTCATCTCCAAGGTGCACACGTCggtggaggggctgcagggcatCTACCCGCGGGTGGGCATGGCGCACCCCTACGAGTCCTGGTTCAAGCCCTCGCACCCGGGGCTCGGCGCCGGCGAGGTAGGCTCAGCGGGCGCCTCCAGCTGGTGGGACGTGGGCGCCGGCTGGATCGACGTGCAGAGCCCCAATGGTGCGGCCGCGCTGCCCGGCTCGCTGCACCCGGCGGCCGGTGGACTCCAGACCTCGCTCCACTCGCCACTGGGCGGCTACAACTCGGATTACTCGGGCCTGGGTCACTCGGCCTTCAGCAGCGGCGCCTCCTCGCACCTCCTCAGCCCCGCCGGGCAGCACCTCATGGACGGATTTAAGCCGGTGCTGCCCGGCTCCTACCCGGACTCGGCCCCCTCGCCGCTGGCCGGCGCCGGGGGCTCCATGCtgggcggcggccccgccgctccgctGGCCGCTTCGCCGCGCTCCTCCGCCCGCCGCTACTCGGGCCGCGCCACCTGCGACTGCCCCAACTGCCAGGAGGCCGAGCGGCTGGGGCCGGCGGGGGCCAGCCTGCGCCGCAAGGGGCTGCACAGCTGCCACATCCCCGGCTGCGGCAAGGTCTACGGCAAAACCTCGCACCTGAAGGCGCACCTGCGCTGGCACACGGGCGAGCGGCCCTTCGTCTGCAACTGGCTCTTCTGCGGGAAGCGCTTCACCCGCTCCGACGAGCTGCAGCGGCACCTGCGGACCCACACGGGCGAGAAGAGCTTCGCCTGCCCCGTCTGCAACAAGCGCTTCATGCGCAGCGACCACCTCAGCAAGCACGTCAAGACCCACAGCGGCCCCGGAGGCGCCGgggccccggcggcggcggccccggcggcggccccggccccggcggcaAGAAGGGCAGCGACACCGACAGCGAGCACAGCGCGGCCGGCAGTCCGCCCTGCCACTCCCCGGAGCTGCTGCCGCCCCCCGAGCCGGGCCACCGCAACGGCCTGGAGTGACGGGGGGAGGAGCGGGGCCATCGCGCCCCCCAGTCCCGCCACCCTCCCGGTCGCGCAGCTCCCCCGAGCGCGCAGCCCCGCGGTGGGGACGCGGACACGTAAGTAGCCGGCACGGCTCCGCAAGAACAGCGCTCAGCCCCGCGGCAACTCCGCTGCCCTCCCGGAGCCCCGCACGGGGCTGGCGGTGCGGCCGGGCCGCGCAACCCCCGCGACGGGGCTCGGCAAGGGGGCAGAGCCGCGACCCCCCGtggggcggccccgccgccgcctcccttCCCCTTCGCCTTGAGACCCCCCGCCTCGAGCTGCTTTTAGAACGGAAAAAACACCCACGTTCcctctggctttgctgctggaaaCCGGCCCGTGCTCCCTCCCTCCGCCACCGGCGCCGGTACAGCCACAGtgccccggcggggcgggcggacgggccggggctgccccgctgCGGGGCTTCCGACGGCAGCGCCGCCAGCCGCGCTCCGCGCCCCGCACAGCGCCGAGCCGACACTCGGACCTGCTCTCATCCCGGTGCCTGCTCAGAGCCCGTCTGCTCCCCGGGACCGCAGCGGCAGTGTGCTtatttcccttccccctttttttttttttttttcaattttaacaaATCGTTTACCTCCTCGAGTCCAAATTTCACTGCGTTTGCCAGCGCATTTGTATAATTCTCGTTTGAGCAGGAATCGCGAAATACGTTAAAAATGATTAGGTTGAAAGTcgtatattttttttaaacttcaaacaAATGAAGAAGCACCGTGGGTTTCGAGCGAAGATGTATTTCCAATGCCAAAAAAGGGAGGCTGGGGGGtataggaaaattaaatatttgtaaaatacgTCTGAACCTATAGGTTTGTACCACTGGGGAATCGTTCTAGATTAGCtaacaattaaataaaactcCACCAATGTATCGGTGTGAGGTGCAGTTGTCCAGGAGACGATTTTGTATagtatttttcttgtaaattaCTTCcagtaaatatttgaaaatatattgaagtacacttgagctttttttttctttttaatttttatttcttttcctgtcacgAAAAAAACTTTCTTGTTGCAGTCCTGgttcactgcattttttttttgtttctggacTCCTTTCTTGCAGTGTGCATCAAATCACACTTCAGGATATAGGTTTTGCTTGAATATTAATTTAGCTAGGCATACAACTGTAATTAAGCAAACAATATTTGATAAATGTTGAATGACATTTAATTTAATGGAGCATGTACTTATTTGCATTTGCTGGCAGTTCAGGTATAGTTACGGTGAGAGTTCTCCTATATTTCATAAAGTGGGTTTGCCACGACCCATGTATTAAATAAACTGTCCAAGTGAAACTGAACTAACGTTGGCCTATGtgtatttcctgaaaataataTTGATAAATGTTAATAAACACTCCTGACACTACATTAGCGGTTTGCAATGCTGCAAACTAATTGTCTCATTGTAATGTTGAAATAATTTGGATATTTCACATTGAAATGAAAAGCCCTTCGCTGGAACATTTtagatttgcattttaaatgcatgaaatgtaattgatttttatctgtaatattttaaatggtatTAATAAACTCCAGAAAAACATTCTACCTTAGGTCAGtcagttgtttttcttctttgtaagTCCATTGTTGCAGTAAATTATTTGCTTCGAACTCAGATGACATAAGTTGTTCTCCAGAGTTtcagagaaaagtgaaaatacaatGAATGCAAATTTTAACACCTACTGAGAGCAGCTTTGAGGCATTAAAACGAGTAAGAAGTTGTTCTGTTTCATGCCTTTTACAATGCACTattagaggaaaataaatgaaagacattagccctttttaaaaaattgtttttatcaGACTAATAATACAGTGCCTCTCACAAACCCGAGTGTGTTTGAGAAGCTGCTTTGCATATACCTCCgccttgaaattatttttcacatcatGCCAGATCCATTGTGAAAGGAGATTTAATATTGAAATGCTGAGGGCCATTATtgctttaaaagacaaaataaaaagtggtCCTCCGCTTTTGTTGTGAGGTGAGGTGGTTGTGGCTGGGAGCGATGCTAATTGCCGTAGCGAGCACTA
It encodes the following:
- the SP8 gene encoding LOW QUALITY PROTEIN: transcription factor Sp8 (The sequence of the model RefSeq protein was modified relative to this genomic sequence to represent the inferred CDS: inserted 1 base in 1 codon), with product MATSLLGEEPRVGSTPLAMLAATCNKIGSPSPSPSALSDSASSFGKGFHPWKRSSSSASAGSCGAVGSGLPGFGVAGAARNGSSAAAAAAAAAAAALVSDSFSCGGSPGSSAFSLTSSSAAAASSPFANDYSVFQAPGSAGGGGGGGGGGGGAAGQEAAAHQPVFISKVHTSVEGLQGIYPRVGMAHPYESWFKPSHPGLGAGEVGSAGASSWWDVGAGWIDVQSPNGAAALPGSLHPAAGGLQTSLHSPLGGYNSDYSGLGHSAFSSGASSHLLSPAGQHLMDGFKPVLPGSYPDSAPSPLAGAGGSMLGGGPAAPLAASPRSSARRYSGRATCDCPNCQEAERLGPAGASLRRKGLHSCHIPGCGKVYGKTSHLKAHLRWHTGERPFVCNWLFCGKRFTRSDELQRHLRTHTGEKSFACPVCNKRFMRSDHLSKHVKTHSGPGGAXGPGGGGPGGGPGPGGKKGSDTDSEHSAAGSPPCHSPELLPPPEPGHRNGLE